In Xiphophorus maculatus strain JP 163 A chromosome 9, X_maculatus-5.0-male, whole genome shotgun sequence, the genomic window TAAACAAGCTGTTAAAGGTGTAGTATGTAATTTTTAGGAAAAaattcttttacatatttgttaaagctgtcactaTGTGTAgtatgaggcagataatctgtgaaaagatggagCGCCTCTGGCTTCTCCcagtggtcctactgccatctgcagaaatatacAGCTGGAGcagaatcaaccaatcagagccaggaggagggtcctGGTGCTGTCAGTCATCCTCGTAAACAGCTGGTTCCCCATATCAGAGCCTGtagtgaatgctaaggctagttagcatggccactgatgacgCCACATGAACAGCTTACCTGGAGTGGTACGTTGTTTCTctaccattagcacatttagctgCATATACAGAAGGGTGATTGACATCGCTAAGACCGTCCCcgtggctctgactggttgtttctgccCTAAccgtgtatttctgcagatggcagtaggaccacatggagaaggcagaggagctcgggtttttcacagattctctctCATATTATCCTACGTGACAtaatgacatgttttttttttcttacatatttgctaaaactatTTCTAAAAGTTGTATGTTGCAGCTTCAATGCTTGAAAACTCCTCAATACGACTTGAGTTAAAGCAACTCTGCAAAGAGTGGGCCAGATTTCTCCACAGCGgtataaagaacaaaaaccGCTGGCCTCTGCAAAATGCTTGACGGCAGTTGTTGTTGCCAAGGGTGACACAGCTAGATGTGAGGTCAGGTTCAGTGGGGGGGGGATTGCTGTTTTGACACAgggccaggttggtttggataatcatttgaaaataaccttttgtatttactcataTTAAAATGACTCTGATCATTAAAGTGTCACAAAATGCCAAATCTAGCCTAATAGAGATACTGGAAGTGAATCAAAAGGAAGGTTAAGAGCTACTCGTTTGCTaagcaaacatgtttgatgtgtttGTTCAGGATTGATAGGAAGATGTCCTGCAGTCAGACGAACTACAAGCTGGACGAGGCTCAGGCCATCTTCAACGAGCTGCGCAGCATCAAGAAGTCCATCAGCACAGGCGAGAAGGAGAGGCAGGACCTCATCCAGGTAACTGCCTCCTTCTCACTCCACCCACACGGCTCGCTCAGCTGCAGTTTGCATATTTGATGCTGACCTCTAGTGTCCGTTTCTGTCTACTGTTCTGTTCCACTCATCACAAAGTGACGAAGCTATCAGACATTTTTAGCTCTGATAAAAGAACTGATTTTAattggagataaaaacagaatcttgttttattaaataagtaaaatgtatatttaaaaaaacagcatagGAAGAAGTAGTGTGATGTCAGCATTTGGTTTACGCCAAACGTGTTTTCTGTCCAGAGAACAATATTCCAGAAGCTCTGGTCTTTAGTTATCAGTCTGAccttcatatttcttttaaagatttaaacttttataCATCCAATGAAAGTCAAACAGCCTATCGATGCTGTTTAAGGGTTTCATTGATTTCTTTTGGTCTGCTTTCAGACTGAGGTTGTTTGAATATCTTTCTTTTGAATGTAAAGATTtatctgaatatttattttttgtttttcagagccTGGCTAAGCTGACTGTCCACTTCCAGACCAGCCTGTCTGTCAGCGACGCAGCCGGCGAGGCGGCGGACAGCACCGCCACCGCCGGCGACCAGTGCTATCCGCAGCAGTACTGCGACACCGGCTGCCAGACGGACATCATGGGAGAGGTCAGGGGTCATACAACTACCTTAATGTCTGATTTATACAGAGGTCGGCTGCGTGTATTAATCTCATAACGTCTCCAGCGAATAACTTCGTAGATTTGGATTGAGCTCCAACTAttgattattttactaatcgATTGTTCTGCTGATTGAACGGTTTatcagctaaaataaaatggcCAAATTCTCCagatttttcattcaaccatttaagttaatttatacAGAATTGTAAACATGTTAAAAGATGCAAGTAAACAAGTAATTCAAATCATGTTAAgtaagaaaaagtttaaaactttctaattgtctaaaatgcaacaatggAGCATTTCTTTATTGTACGCTCGGTCATTTATGGTttgactgacatttttttttctattaattggatagcaaaggatacttaataggagattttggttttacagaatttgaaccagatgaagctaaaaactACCAGAGtactgggtagaacatattcaaagatttttttttttttgtcttaaacgcaaaatatgtgtgtatatatatatatatatatatgtgtagagttttggcttaattactgctctgagtgtctttcagcaaatggcctttttcgagtctgtatgctccagttaacgattaatcagttactaaattagttgacaattatttcaatcgattcatcacgattaatccgattaatcgtttcagtgcTCATCTGAGTCATCAGGACTTGCTaacgttttgtgttttccttttttctgaaGTACGGTTCCCAAGCTCCATCCCATTTGGTGGACAAAGTCAAACTCAACTGGCAGTACGAAGAAGCCAAGAAGAAGTAAGTCTGcccagctgtttgttttgtcagtGGTAGCACCGAGACACAGAGGCATGCAGCACCAAATCACTCACCCCTGCATCAACGTGCCCCCATtcccccaccaccacctccacATGCTGCCCCCTGGAAGGGTGGGAGGACGAGTTATGAATAGTATTTGGGTCCATCAGCCACTGAGGGATGTCTGGTCAGCAGAAAGAGCTGGGTGGTCACATTCTTTGCTGGCCGTGCTGCTGCCGACTGTGTGCTGCCTTTGTGTGCTCAGCCAGAATAGGACTGCCCACTGCCCAGCCGCAGTGCACAGCCTGGTCCTCCACAAGGTGGCCCAAAATACAAACTGTGCTTTTAAACGACGCCGTTGGACCGCGCTTGACACTGCGGCGTAAAAAAAAAGGGCTCGCGTTTCGTCTAATTGGGGAAACAAAAAGGCCGTATCATTACACCGGCTCAGTCGTAATCGTTTTTATGAGACTCATGTTGCTGTGGGGGATCCACAAACGGCAGCACCAAGCCATGACATCAGAGTCAGAGCAGCAAAGAAGGGAAACTTTCATGCTGAGTCACTTCTTCTGAAATCCAGCTCATATAAACGGATTATTTTATCAACTGACAGCGCGATTCCTGAGATTGTTTCAGGTCTGAGTGAATCTCCCAGTCAGTTTCCACCTGCAGGAGGTCGCAGCATGGAGACCGAGCGCtgtttacttcctgttgttgcCATAAATACTTGTCCAGAGTAAACACATGTTGTGCTCTGCCAGCAGAATGAATATTGCTCTGTGTCGATAGTTACAGGTGGCTATTTGGAAACAACTTTGGTTATTAAATAGTTATTAGAAGTTGATCagttaaaagatttttgttgctACCGTTAAAAGTATGGCgtgtttttaccattttccaTGTCTGGATTCGCTTAGATAAAGGAAGAGTTGCTTTTACAAAAACCTGCTACCTAAAAGATTTTTTCCTACTActttaaaaagtcaacaaatTGAAAATTAGTGGTGGGCTCAACTAACTAAAAAGGTAATTTCCCTGACCTTATAGCGCTACACCAATATGGTATTTAgccaaagctaatgctaaagcgctaatttCACTTCAAATTATATTTGGCCTTGAAAGACTACAACATCAATTTAATGTTGACATTATaacttgaatgttttaaaattcccttagatattgtatttatatttagatcttgttctgtctgtgtttcatattagtttcttgtttgaaatggttattggaggagaaaaaacagaacttGAGAGGAAACGGAActgcttcatttcaaaataagagcatgaatatgaATGTGTAACTACTTGAAGAATTAATAGTGAACACAGATGGTGAACATTATTTAGCTTAAATTTGACAAAGCAGCCAAGTAAACTAGCGCTTTGTAGTTTACCCTGAAACATTAATTTAGGGAGAGCtaacgttttcaaagttagcaaaagcgctaaacaaacattttgctcTGCTAGTGGAGAATCAGCAGAAGTGTGCCCactgttgaaaaatatttcGCTAATAACTGGGCTAATATTGTGCTTAGTGCTTTTCCCAACTTTCAGGTTCTGCTAAATACCGGCGTAGCGGTTTGGCATTATCGAAAGCAATGTTTATGATTACTGACTAAAGGTTAGCGcaaataactttttagttaTGACTATAAAGAAGGAAGCTTTATTGGCATAACCCCACTAAATAAccagctaatattagcttgtTCTCTTTGTGATGTATTATAAGGAGCAGAACAGggaaaaaatatacagaaatacttcttattcccccggaggagctagaagaagtggctggggagagggaagtctgggcctcccttctgaagctgctacccccgcgacccgacctcggataagcggaagaagatggatggatggatggacttctTAATAAACACTCAAAGCTGCTTGATTATAATATTAAAACAGTCGTTCAGGCACAATATTAATCAGTCATACAAAACTGGACAGAACATGCAGGGATTTAAATTCATAGTTTATACACAGAAAAGATGagtaacagtttttttttatacattatatTTTGCGGTGtggaaaacttaaaatataatatacTAAATTTAGTTTCTGTAAGTCTACctgcttttgatttttctgcACCAACACAGATTgtagaggtttttgaaacaacagACTAGGATTTGTATTGAGCTTCCCTGAGTGTATAGCTACATTAAACTGCAGGTCTGAAGCTTTACACATTTTGccagctttcttttttcttttgtgcaaaATAGCTCGAGTTCTTTCAGGTTAGATGGAAAACGTCTGTGAATATCACTTTGTAGCGTTACACTGGCCTGTCAGTTTTAGTGGTTGTCCATGTCTTGGATAAGATAACGTACACTGAAGTTGTGGTAACACGACAGTCTTCATCACAGCTGATTTAAGGAATAACTGCACAAAACTGAAACTTGTTAGCTTGTTGATAGCATGtctaatatttacataaatgtttggtttttttctggtCTCCTGCTGGACCTCAGCCTgtgaactttgtaactgtcatttttccttccaacatgactgaaaaaaataaatgtacttgcCCGCTCCTAACCATACGAGTCCCAAGTATGAGGAGCAAATGAGAGAACTGAGCTGACTGTCTTGCTGTCCTGTCAGGGTGCAGAGCATCCAGCACCAACTCGCTCAGCTCGACAGCGAGAGCTGGTCGGGCCGCGCCGAGGCGGACCGCGACAGGGacttcctgcagctcctgcGCGAGAAGGAGGCCCTCCTGCAGGAGCTCATCCTGGTCAGCAAGAAGCCACAGGCAgcggagaagcagcagcagctggaggaggagcgctccaggctggaggaggaggtgcaGAAAGCCCACAGCTCCCAGAGCCAGGGAGCCAATCAGAGGTGAGATGTCAGAAAAAGGAACACAAATCCCTCGAGGCCGTTTCTGCTCGCGCGTTTGATGCACCGCAACCGAGTCGGCTGGCGTTCTCATTTCACTTGTTGTGCTTTGGTTTCTCCTGCCAACAGGttgctgcagcaggagaagaGGAACGACCTGCTCAGGCAGCTGCAGGAGGCCACGCGCATCACCACCTACCTTCATTCCCAGCTGAAGAGGTGAGCCGCACGCTGCTTCTTTCCTGCCAAAGCAGTCAGCCTCACATGAGCTACGCAGCCGTTCAACCACCTAAACAACTTTGTTTCATGGCcgctgtttgtttgtgttcaaaGTCATGATTTCATCACGAGTCCTCCCAAAAACAAGCTTCCACTCAAAAATACCTCTGATCAGGTCACTTTACAGGAGGTccttcttaaaggggcagtatcatgtaaaatcaactttttttttttatgctttagaTCACGTTTTAATGTTGTTCTcccatcaaaaacacacctggagtgttgccttgattcatattgcatgttttagaaatcctttaatctccatggcaaccattggGAAAACACCTGAGTgaacctagccccgccttccagGGCAAAGCTCCTCCTCAAAGGGTCCAGCATCCCTACACCTCTTCTTTGGGattcccccactcagctccttcaaactagccagcagcaattagcaaacactctGGAGCTGagcgtctgctgagctcattataggagctactgctcagtgaaacactggtaaaaacattgtttaagggaggagccatgttgtgatgacttcatgAAGGCGgcgtttcagaaaaagcaggagttccttaaagagacagaggcccaatttcaattatgaagtcaaatatattttaaaccatatttgatatgtacagcatttttataactagTGTAACATAGCTTGTGctataaaatcaatcaatcaaattttatttgtatagcacatttcagcagcaaggcatttcaaagtgctttacatcatatcaaacacagaatcacaatgcaatatagaatcaatcattaagtcaagttacatcaataaatttataattgattacatttcaaatacaattctaaacaggtgggtttttagttgagatttaaaagaagtcagtgtttcagctgttttacagttttctggaagtttgttccaaatttgtggtgcatagatgctgaaagctgcttctcctcgtttggttctggttctggggatgcagagcagaaccagaaccggaagaccttagaggtctggaaggttgatacaataaaagcatatctttaatgtattgtggtgctaagccgttcagtgatttataaactaacaacagtattttaaagtctattctttgagctacagggagccagtggagggactttaaaactggtgttatatgctctatcttcctggttttagtgagaacaccagcagcagcattctggatcagctgcagctgtttgattgatttgttggacagacctgtgaagacgctgttgcaataatcaatacaaaATAGCGCTATGTGACTGGACTCACGTAATGCTGCCCCTTTTAGAGAGCTTTTCTAGCTCATGCTGTATCCATACTTGATTACAAAGCTGTGTTTTTACAGTCGTTGTACTGAGGATAGAGAATAAAAACGCCTCTGGACAGTGTCTTCAGAGCTGTCTCTGGTCTGTCCCCAGCCTGTCTGCCAGTTCTCTGACGgtgtcctccagcagcagccGCGGCTCTCTGGCCTCCAGCCGAGGCTCCTTGGCGTCCAGCCGCGGCTCCCTCAGCTCCATCAGCTTCAGCGACATCTACGGCGTGCCGCAGTACGAGCGCCACGAAGGGGCGGCGGAGGCTCTCGACCCACACCTCCGATACCTGCTGCCCCCGGAGAGCGCGTCCAGGGACTGCTCGGTCTTCAACCCCGAACACATGACGCAGAGCAAGAGCAAGCGCTCTCACGACACCCCGCAGTCCCTGGCCTCCCTCTCCTCCCGCTCCTCGCTCTCGTCCCTGTCTCCGCCCAGCTCGCCCATGGACACGCCATACCACTTGGCGCCTCAGGACTGCCCCCTCACCCAGATGACTGAGGAGTACATGGAGCAGGCGGGGCGCAGCCTGCTGGAGGGGCTGCGGGCGCAAACCGTGTCGCACGGCGTCCTGATGGGCGGCGAGGACACGGTGAGCCCCGCCGCGCTGCACCAGCTGGACAGCAAGAGCCAGAGAGAAGGCGGGGCTCAGACGGCCTTCACCTCCACAGGTAGGCGGAGCGCAGCCCTCTCCTATAAACTATAGAAACTCATCTGTGGAATATTCTAGAGCTTAGTCTTCGATTTTTCTATCTatttattctgacgattaatcggataaaaattttttaacactttgtaaaaaatttttatttatttaaccttttaagCCTTTTTTGTACACTATtggaaatgcattaaaagatacacataattacaaattatttaagaaaataaacatttcacttCCATTAGTGAACGATTGATCATTGTGAGAAGCTCAGCTTTTCCTGCTTGACTTGGAGTCTATACAGCATAGTGCCAACCTGCTGACTGTTAACCAATTAAAAATTGGATTGCAAAAGgtgctaaataattttttgtttttacagaagtgaagctaaaactatgatGCCACTAGAGTAGTTCTgggttgaacatatttacaaccttttttttctttctttttatcttaaatactAAATGTGTGTTCTGTATGTTTTGTACAGTTCTGGCTTTGTTGCTGcgctctttgtgtttttgtttcaacagattgccccttttttcagtctgtatactccagtcaACAATTAATTGAATACTAAATTACCTGACAGTTACGTCTGTAATCGATTAATCTCTTCAGCCGTAGCATATCCGGATTTTCTACTCCTCTGTTGCTAGGGGTGACGCTGCGGGGCAACAGCGCCAACCGGAGCGGCAGGAGAGCCAGGCGAGTCTCGGCGGGGGTTTCCGAGGACGCTCTGGCCACGGACAGCGGCGTGTTCGAGGCGTGGGGTAAAAGGTGAGAGAGCGCCCTCGCTCGTAACACATGAACAGGAACAATatgttgttgttgatgatgatgatgcctTTAAATTCAAAGCAACAGCTAATCCCCACAGGAATCACTTCAGTTAAAATAATGATTCAGCTACTGCATGTCCTGAAGTGATTTCTGCAACTTGTTTCATGCatggaaagaaaacagattttcctCGCacccttaaaaagtctttaattcATGGATCTAAAATTAATTcctaaaaatgtctttgattCATAAAAGATGCAAGTTGGCCTtgaatcacaggtcttaaattttgttgtggcagAACTGCTTAATCCCGTACAtgtcgtgtttttttttttttttttcctctcagaaCTTTTCTATCAGGCAGAACAGGATGCTAATCTACCCTTGCTAGCCTGCTAGCTAGAGTTTTTGCATCTGCAGCAAAGATCAGTTTTAGCTCCAGTTGGCTGGAGTTTGTTTTCACCGTTGGCTGACTTCTGTTGGCAGACCTGCTACTTTTTGTGCTAAAGCAAACCTTTGAGCTCCACATTATGGAGGTGAAAGCTGTAGAGAGCCGCACACGCAGTGTGTGAAACACAAACCAAACAGAGCCCAGAAATGTTCGTGTGTTTGATCATAACACAGCAGAATCTACCACTACACCGACAGACTTTtatgtcttaaatttcatttaaggAGGCATTAAAAGGGTCTTGAAAATACTTAAATGTGTcttgctgaaacctgcagatgcCTTGTCTTTTGGTTCCACAGGCCAGAGGAGTATGACGAGGTTTCGTACGCCAAAGAGGCGTCCGCTGCAAGCGAGCCCACCCAGATCCAGCTAGGACTGCTGTAAGTCTGTTCTGATCGAAGAGCGTTTTGTAGATGGCAGTGGGGCTGGGATCAGTTTCCCGGATGAcctcatgttttctgtttgtgtttttacaggtGGGAATCCGCCTCTCAGTCTCTGCGGCTGCATGTGCTGCAGCTGAAGAGTCTGAACTGTTCGAATGTGAGAGAAAGCTATAAAGTGTGAGTATTTTTAGCTGTTGCAATTAAAGTAACACTTTTCCTTTGTAAATGCAGAATAGAAGAGAGCTAAAGTCTCTGTGACTATAGAACTGGTTTTCTTATTGAAATGATAAAGCATGACTATAAGACATTAGGTGGTTTTTCTGCTCTAATAAGCTGCCAGTTGGTGCACATGTAGTTATCAAGcatatatttttggattttcattgTTTCTTCTCACAATTGGTAGCTTTAAACTGCAACgcatgcaaaaatattcacactctTTCAACCATTTCACATGTTTATGGTGCAACCACcaactttgtgtgtttgacagacCGACACACACTAGAACATAATTACTTTTGCAGTTTCCTTTACTAGCATAAGAAGTGTTGTGCACATTTCTGTTCACTCCCTTTTAGAGTTCAGTTCAAAGAATTTCCATCtgaagacatttaatttttcattaacagttttctgttgtcaGATTCTCCCACCCTGGCTGTGGATCTCCACTAATTAGTGTCCGTTCATTCTTAAAACGTTTTTAAATTTGTACGTCTAAAATAAGACcttgaataataatttaaagGTAATTTATCCTTAATTACGTTAATCACgagtcttaattttttttttcttttagtggaGTTTTTTTCCCATGGGGACTTTTCTGTCGCACACaagatgaaacatttaattttataaatgtgcTGCAGGGAAATTTAGAAAGTAAAAGGATTCATGTTGCTTTAATATGATCTTTGATACTacatgtataaaaacaaaaaggacattttgAGCCACACTCGGTACCAGTAGGTTGGCGGTAAAGCATACCAAATGTTTCTTGCCAACAAAACTCAAGAAAAGAAGATCTTCAGATTTTCTTCAGACACATCGtaaagatgagaagaaaaaaaaaaatccaatccgTCAACCTTACTCTAAAATTAAACCTCAAACTACTGTGTGAATGTTTTCTTCGTCACGTGTTCAGCATGAACCCTGTTTAGATCTGTGTGATCCAGATGCGCGAAGCATCACCTGTTCTTCCTCTTGCCGTGTTTGCCTGAAGGTATGTGAAGGTCCACTTGATTCCCCTGGACGCCAGCAGGGCCTGTGCGTTCTACTGTTGCACCGCGTTGGAGCCGCGGAGCCAGATGACTTTCAACGAAGGCTTCCGCATCCCCGTCCCCGCCAACGCCCTGGCGGTGTGCGCCCTGCAGCTGTCGGTCTGCTCGCTGGGCCCTCAGGCTCAGGAGGAGCTCCTGGTGGGTCCGACGGGAAGCTGAAGCCGCGCGCCTCCTCAGACGCCCCTCCTGACCCGTGTCCCTCCGTCGTTTCCCGCAGGGCACGGCCAAGCTGAGCCTGGCGGACTGCGAGGGAAGCGCCGACATGGTTTACCACTGGCTGCGAGTCCAGATGCTGACCGACTCGCAGAAGGCCCTCTACAGCCGCCGGACCCACGACAGCCAGGAGGACGAGGCGCGGCCCAGAGCCACGGTAAACGGTCACAGCCACGCGGATGAACAGCGACTCGCGAAACTATTCACACCCCTTTACCTTTTCCGCGTCAAGGCCACATATTTCAGATCATCGGGTCAAAGCAAAGCTGGGCGTATTTGAGAGGCGGCGCAAAAGTTACGCAGGATTTTCAAGACTTGCAGTCTAGAAAGATGATCTAGGTAGGGTGAGTTTCATTTTAGTATGtatggaagaaaagaaagtaagTTATTGTTTACAGAAATTAACAGGAAATCCCTCTTGGAGTTTGTTACAACCTCTGAATTTGTTCTGATTTGTATTGGGCATTTATCGTTTTTTATGGTGAAGAACGTATTACTGTggtaag contains:
- the wwc3 gene encoding protein WWC3 isoform X1; the protein is MPWVSGGKRRESSELPLPAGWEEARDYDGRVFYIDHNTRQTSWIDPRDRITKPLTFADCVGDELPLGWEEVYDQQVGVYYIDHINKTTQIENPRTQWRQEQERMLKEYLVVAQEALTAKKEMYLIKQQRLELAQQEMLRLDELSGDTHSITSSKDRQGYARRDGGERKEYIPSFSGSSATSKYDPDQIKMEIACKRERLSRLKQELAQVKQELQYKEMGVETLQEIDRKMSCSQTNYKLDEAQAIFNELRSIKKSISTGEKERQDLIQSLAKLTVHFQTSLSVSDAAGEAADSTATAGDQCYPQQYCDTGCQTDIMGEYGSQAPSHLVDKVKLNWQYEEAKKKVQSIQHQLAQLDSESWSGRAEADRDRDFLQLLREKEALLQELILVSKKPQAAEKQQQLEEERSRLEEEVQKAHSSQSQGANQRLLQQEKRNDLLRQLQEATRITTYLHSQLKSLSASSLTVSSSSSRGSLASSRGSLASSRGSLSSISFSDIYGVPQYERHEGAAEALDPHLRYLLPPESASRDCSVFNPEHMTQSKSKRSHDTPQSLASLSSRSSLSSLSPPSSPMDTPYHLAPQDCPLTQMTEEYMEQAGRSLLEGLRAQTVSHGVLMGGEDTVSPAALHQLDSKSQREGGAQTAFTSTGVTLRGNSANRSGRRARRVSAGVSEDALATDSGVFEAWGKRPEEYDEVSYAKEASAASEPTQIQLGLLWESASQSLRLHVLQLKSLNCSNVRESYKVYVKVHLIPLDASRACAFYCCTALEPRSQMTFNEGFRIPVPANALAVCALQLSVCSLGPQAQEELLGTAKLSLADCEGSADMVYHWLRVQMLTDSQKALYSRRTHDSQEDEARPRATDAVGNLPSRSSTSTHPEELELQRSEKDVRGKATPDRGQQAESVDSGCSTSAAVPTFYSEGLCTEGVYLSTGGRSDQTPSRHFTAKVEKATMTESPFPEPVWVRPKERGGRWGHGSPFMRGGTLVRSQTFSPGAQSHYVCRLYRSDSDSSTLPKKLPFVRNTMERRTLRYKQQPSYRSSLAEQPTRTSLDLELDLQACRTRLRQLMEELSALRELKLRLEEPQASDAEELPTWALRDERFRCLLREAQRQANQSKQEQRQEEAAERRLRKASKEVLQMRGQNQKEPLPVQTFREKMAFFTRPRFNIPPLPADDV
- the wwc3 gene encoding protein WWC3 isoform X5, encoding MLKEYLVVAQEALTAKKEMYLIKQQRLELAQQEMLRLDELSGDTHSITSSKDRQGYARRDGGERKEYIPSFSGSSATSKYDPDQIKMEIACKRERLSRLKQELAQVKQELQYKEMGVETLQEIDRKMSCSQTNYKLDEAQAIFNELRSIKKSISTGEKERQDLIQSLAKLTVHFQTSLSVSDAAGEAADSTATAGDQCYPQQYCDTGCQTDIMGEYGSQAPSHLVDKVKLNWQYEEAKKKVQSIQHQLAQLDSESWSGRAEADRDRDFLQLLREKEALLQELILVSKKPQAAEKQQQLEEERSRLEEEVQKAHSSQSQGANQRLLQQEKRNDLLRQLQEATRITTYLHSQLKSLSASSLTVSSSSSRGSLASSRGSLASSRGSLSSISFSDIYGVPQYERHEGAAEALDPHLRYLLPPESASRDCSVFNPEHMTQSKSKRSHDTPQSLASLSSRSSLSSLSPPSSPMDTPYHLAPQDCPLTQMTEEYMEQAGRSLLEGLRAQTVSHGVLMGGEDTVSPAALHQLDSKSQREGGAQTAFTSTGVTLRGNSANRSGRRARRVSAGVSEDALATDSGVFEAWGKRPEEYDEVSYAKEASAASEPTQIQLGLLWESASQSLRLHVLQLKSLNCSNVRESYKVYVKVHLIPLDASRACAFYCCTALEPRSQMTFNEGFRIPVPANALAVCALQLSVCSLGPQAQEELLGTAKLSLADCEGSADMVYHWLRVQMLTDSQKALYSRRTHDSQEDEARPRATDAVGNLPSRSSTSTHPEELELQRSEKDVRGKATPDRGQQAESVDSGCSTSAAVPTFYSEGLCTEGVYLSTGGRSDQTPSRHFTAKVEKATMTESPFPEPVWVRPKERGGRWGHGSPFMRGGTLVRSQTFSPGAQSHYVCRLYRSDSDSSTLPKKLPFVRNTMERRTLRYKQQPSYRSSLAEQPTRTSLDLELDLQACRTRLRQLMEELSALRELKLRLEEPQASDAEELPTWALRDERFRCLLREAQRQANQSKQEQRQEEAAERRLRKASKEVLQMRGQNQKEPLPVQTFREKMAFFTRPRFNIPPLPADDV